From one Culex quinquefasciatus strain JHB chromosome 3, VPISU_Cqui_1.0_pri_paternal, whole genome shotgun sequence genomic stretch:
- the LOC6032806 gene encoding aspartyl/asparaginyl beta-hydroxylase isoform X2: MSGDVQPRKRKDKKRKKDDEDTVKETPVQKTPSAGAAQAATQVGDIQMHLHSDHGTGGHWCAKIVFFILLAGLGALIGLILIENRGLSNDDTPLSESRYAEYFSGWVDENREDDHHHEEILNALNQLEEHEDDDEGHDDAELPDDGEPFAEEDDHDDDDNAADDEDEEDEEPKLDDDEIEEIVANEKKVAEQEAAVAEDDDEDDNNDEEDDDDNAEDDEEDGENDVVQTEDQDNDDDEEVRNDDGDDDNDDGVNDEKVVEEDDDDDDGAGSDGNDDDGDDDQPDSKNENDDNDEINDDDDDDEEEEEIVKEIDDLADADDDDDNTPFEEEEIKTNALNDSANNVSISSIPADSLELASDVSKQSHTNDLKIDETPKAKISAELLESQMDDLIDNYNKLAEMLNIPKEEQVPESGLKIPQGKDDDGIDQIDAEEEDDQDDEIDDDDDFENFVDNDGGEEEYLTRVKQEQQQQSQQKQQDKQESREESSLAVQVLVGAALIGAARLVLKPPSGPRPSAPSKSADSELTKDMPVPHDQQKNQDKTESVNTHNTFAEPLIASEECHAQAESILKDFINASNETIEGNVILIEDDQAELYSGDEAFEYEQDLYDSELEEIEEEAEEEVDDLAEKQLEQEEREIGSFVPTTFEEFSAMYRGPDLPTSKDFSSVDTNDKEKHTTPSETFHKESPLMKKKPPKGAVSKLIYGLHKDPIITGEDTLPRAEKEDPSESDISEMDHSPDIPDELELSVDNGSKENLFIPSEELQQEEEWDDDLIYEGEEDIDSMLLRQYPSDESDGSFSDDIVDIDEISDVDDSELMRRLDEKYGKLEVSKDPNTQTEDNEQSWTKIPARPSEAKPYQEELDRANRQLDEWKNPKKALDSFKQLLEKDPNLVSAMIGKARALDLMAEQQQSNPILEEAIAAFQEVLSLGSAVDNGVFLMAAERYIDRVRFRGQYMRAVPVQQELVRRFDAEPKFRNQLAVTYLMANRMAEAKVVLHETLMRWIDDGFALVHYGFVLKNHDKDMEQAAQFLQEGIDTGHPGTQDGRFYFHLGDALQRLGRQQEALKVYENGSKKKLFLSKYQRSLYNIDNLKSRPFWTVEQTTYSSSLQLIASQWSAIRDEGMRLLNAEGNFKDEAENLRDTGDWKQFELFARGNRIANNCAKAPITCKLVEQFTAARTCKRGQVKFSVMHPGTHVWPHCGPTNCRIRAHLGLKVPSGTYLRVAEQTRSWESGQWLIFDDSFEHEVWHNGTGTRLVLIVDFWHPELTETQRKSLSPI, translated from the exons ATGTCCGGCGATGTTCAACCAAGGAAGCGCAAAGACAAGAAGAGGAAAAAGG ATGACGAGGACACAGTGAAGGAAACTCCCGTGCAAAAAACGCCCTCGGCCGGAGCTGCCCAAGCGGCCACGCAAGTTGGTGATATTCAAATGCACCTGCACAGCGATCATGGAACGGGTGGCCATTGGTGTGCCAAAATAGTTTTCTTCATTCTTTTGGCTGGTTTGGGTGCGCTTATCGGATTGATACTTATTGAAAACCGTGGCCTGTCGAACGACGATACGCCGTTGTCGGAATCGCGTTACGCCGAGTATTTCAGCGGGTGGGTTGATGAAAACCGGGAGGATGACCACCACCACGAAGAAATTCTTAACGCACTCAATCAGCTGGAAGAACACGAGGACGATGACGAAGGCCACGACGACGCAGAGCTACCAGATGATGGAGAGCCATTTGCCGAAGAGGATGATCACGATG ATGATGATAACGCCGCAGATGATGAGGACGAAGAGGATGAAGAACCCAAACTAGATGACGACGAAATCGAAGAAATCGTTGCCAATGAAAAAAAGGTCGCCGAACAGGAAGCTGCCGTCGCAGAAGACGACGATGAGG ACGATAACAATGACGAAGAAGACGATGACGATAATGCTGAAGACGATGAAGAGGATGGCGAAAATGATG tgGTTCAAACAGAAGATCAGGATAACGATGACGACGAAGAGGTTAGGAACGATGACGGTGATGATGACAATGATGACGGGGTAAATGACGAAAAAGTGGTagaagaagacgacgacgatgacgatggtgCGGGAAGTGACGGCAATGATGATG ATGGCGACGACGATCAGCCAGAcagcaaaaatgaaaatgatgacAATGATGAAATcaatgacgacgacgatgatgatgaagaagaagaagaaatcgtCAAAGAAATTGATGACTTGGCCGACGCTGATGACGATGACGATAACACACCATTTGAGGAAGAAGAG ATCAAAACTAATGCTTTGAATGATTCTGCTAACAACGTATCAATAAGTTCAATCCCAGCTGATTCCTTGGAGCTTGCAAGCGATGTTTCTAAGCAG TCCCACAcgaatgatttgaaaattgatgAGACTCCAAAAGCTAAAATTAGTGCAGAATTGCTTGAAAGTCAAATGGACGATTTGATAGACAATTACAATAAGTTGGCTGAAATGTTGAACATTCCTAAAGAGGAGCAAGTACCAGAAAGTGGTTTGAAAATACCACAAGGAAAG GATGACGACGGTATCGATCAAATTGATGCCGAGGAAGAAGATGATCAAGATGATGAaatcgatgatgatgatgattttgaaaactttgttgaTAACGACGGAGGAGAAGAGGAATATCTAACGAGGGTAAAGCAAGAACAGCAGCAACAGAGTCAGCAAAAGCAACAAGACAAACAGGAATCTCGAGAAGAATCATCAC TTGCGGTACAAGTCTTAGTTGGCGCTGCTCTGATTGGCGCAGCTCGCCTTGTTTTGAAGCCCCCGAGTGGCCCACGACCATCGGCGCCATCGA AATCTGCTGATTCGGAACTTACTAAAGATATGCCTGTACCTCATGATCAGCAAAAGAATCAAGACAAAACAGAATCAGTTAACACGCACAATACTTTTGCTGAGCCATTGATAGCTTCTGAGGAATGTCATGCTCAGGCAGAATcgattttaaaagatttcatCAATGCGTCTAACGAAACCATTGAAGGCAATG TAATTCTCATCGAGGACGATCAAGCCGAGCTGTACTCTGGCGATGAAGCTTTTGAATACGAGCAAGATCTGTATGATTCTGAACTGGAGGAAATTGAGGAAGAGGCAGAAGAAGAAGTTGACGATTTGGCCGAAAAACAGTTAGAACAAGAGGAAAGAGAGATTGGCTCCTTTGTGCCGACTACTTTCGAAGAGTTCAGTGCTATGTATCGTGGTCCAGATCTACCAACGTCAAAAGATTTTTCCAGCGTCGATACCAACGATAAAGAAAAGCAcacaactccaagcgaaacttttcACAAAGAGTCACCCTTGATGAAGAAAAAACCACCAAAGGGTGCTGTAAGCAAATTGATTTACGGTCTACATAAGGATCCGATCATCACCGGCGAAGACACTTTACCTCGTGCGGAGAAAG AAGATCCATCCGAGAGTGACATTTCCGAAATGGATCATTCACCAGACATACCGGATGAGCTAGAACTGTCGGTGGACAACGGCAGCAAGGAAAACTTGTTCATACCAAGTGAAGAGCTGCAGCAGGAAGAAGAATGGGACGATGATCTTATTTACGAAGGTGAAGAGGACATTGACTCCATGCTACTGCGACAGTACCCGTCGGACGAATCGGATGGGTCGTTCTCGGATGACATCGTCGACATCGACGAAATTTCCGATGTTGATGACTCTGAACTTATGAGACGTTTGGATGAAAAATATGGAAAGCTGGAAGTTAGCAAAGATCCAAATACACAGACGGAAGATAACGAGCAGAGCTGGACAA AAATCCCAGCTAGGCCTAGCGAGGCAAAACCGTACCAAGAAGAACTGGATCGAGCAAATAGACAGCTTGATGAG tggaaaaatcctaaaaaggcCCTCGACAGCTTTAAAcaactgttggaaaaagatCCCAATCTGGTGTCCGCAATGATCGGCAAAGCACGCGCCCTAGATCTGATGGCAGAGCAACAGCAAAGCAATCCCATACTCGAAGAAgcgatcgcggccttccaggagGTACTCAGCCTGGGCAGTGCCGTTGATAACGGTGTGTTTTTAATGGCTGCTGAACGTTACATTGATCGAGTGAGATTTCGCGGACAATATATGCGAGCGGTGCCCGTACAGCAGGAGCTGGTCAGACGATTTGACGCGGAGCCAAAGTTCCGGAACCAATTGGCGGTCACATACCTGATGGCTAATCG aatgGCTGAAGCCAAAGTGGTGCTGCATGAAACTTTAATGCGCTGGATAGACGATGGTTTCGCTTTGGTTCATTACGGATTTGTTCTTAAGAATCACGACAAGGACATGGAACAAGCCGCTCAATTTTTGCAAGAAGGAATCGACACCGGCCATCCGGGAACCCAAGACGGTCGTTTCTATTTCCACTTGGGAGATGCCCTTCAACGGCTGGGTAGGCAACAGGAAGCGCTCAAAGTTTATGAGAATGGTTCGAAGAAAAAGCTGTTTCTTTCCAAATATCAGAGATCCTTGTACAACATAGATAACCTAAAGTCACGGCCATTTTGGACGGTCGAGCAAACCACTTACTCCAGCTCGCTTCAGCTTATCGCGTCTCAATGGAGTGCAATCCGTGACGAAGGCATGAGGCTCCTGAACGCAGAAGGAAATTTCAAGGATGAAGCCGAAAACCTTCGCGATACTGGCGACTGGAAGCAGTTTGAGCTGTTTGCCCGGGGTAATCGAATAGCCAACAATTGTGCCAAAGCTCCTATCACTTGCAAGTTGGTGGAACAGTTCACCGCAGCACGAACCTGTAAACGTGGTCAAGTGAAGTTCAGCGTTATGCACCCTGGAACTCACGTTTGGCCACATTGCGGGCCAACCAACTGCAGAATACGGGCTCATCTCGGACTGAAGGTTCCTAGCGGCACGTACCTCCGTGTCGCGGAGCAAACTAG ATCTTGGGAAAGCGGACAATGGCTCATCTTCGATGACAGTTTCGAGCACGAAGTCTGGCACAACGGCACCGGCACTCGTCTGGTGCTGATTGTTGATTTTTGGCATCCGGAACTCACTGAAACGCAGCGTAAATCTCTGTCTCCAATTTGA
- the LOC6032806 gene encoding aspartyl/asparaginyl beta-hydroxylase isoform X6, with protein MVQTEDQDNDDDEEVRNDDGDDDNDDGVNDEKVVEEDDDDDDGAGSDGNDDDGDDDQPDSKNENDDNDEINDDDDDDEEEEEIVKEIDDLADADDDDDNTPFEEEEIKTNALNDSANNVSISSIPADSLELASDVSKQSHTNDLKIDETPKAKISAELLESQMDDLIDNYNKLAEMLNIPKEEQVPESGLKIPQGKDDDGIDQIDAEEEDDQDDEIDDDDDFENFVDNDGGEEEYLTRVKQEQQQQSQQKQQDKQESREESSLAVQVLVGAALIGAARLVLKPPSGPRPSAPSKSADSELTKDMPVPHDQQKNQDKTESVNTHNTFAEPLIASEECHAQAESILKDFINASNETIEGNVILIEDDQAELYSGDEAFEYEQDLYDSELEEIEEEAEEEVDDLAEKQLEQEEREIGSFVPTTFEEFSAMYRGPDLPTSKDFSSVDTNDKEKHTTPSETFHKESPLMKKKPPKGAVSKLIYGLHKDPIITGEDTLPRAEKEDPSESDISEMDHSPDIPDELELSVDNGSKENLFIPSEELQQEEEWDDDLIYEGEEDIDSMLLRQYPSDESDGSFSDDIVDIDEISDVDDSELMRRLDEKYGKLEVSKDPNTQTEDNEQSWTSISSEIPARPSEAKPYQEELDRANRQLDEWKNPKKALDSFKQLLEKDPNLVSAMIGKARALDLMAEQQQSNPILEEAIAAFQEVLSLGSAVDNGVFLMAAERYIDRVRFRGQYMRAVPVQQELVRRFDAEPKFRNQLAVTYLMANRMAEAKVVLHETLMRWIDDGFALVHYGFVLKNHDKDMEQAAQFLQEGIDTGHPGTQDGRFYFHLGDALQRLGRQQEALKVYENGSKKKLFLSKYQRSLYNIDNLKSRPFWTVEQTTYSSSLQLIASQWSAIRDEGMRLLNAEGNFKDEAENLRDTGDWKQFELFARGNRIANNCAKAPITCKLVEQFTAARTCKRGQVKFSVMHPGTHVWPHCGPTNCRIRAHLGLKVPSGTYLRVAEQTRSWESGQWLIFDDSFEHEVWHNGTGTRLVLIVDFWHPELTETQRKSLSPI; from the exons A tgGTTCAAACAGAAGATCAGGATAACGATGACGACGAAGAGGTTAGGAACGATGACGGTGATGATGACAATGATGACGGGGTAAATGACGAAAAAGTGGTagaagaagacgacgacgatgacgatggtgCGGGAAGTGACGGCAATGATGATG ATGGCGACGACGATCAGCCAGAcagcaaaaatgaaaatgatgacAATGATGAAATcaatgacgacgacgatgatgatgaagaagaagaagaaatcgtCAAAGAAATTGATGACTTGGCCGACGCTGATGACGATGACGATAACACACCATTTGAGGAAGAAGAG ATCAAAACTAATGCTTTGAATGATTCTGCTAACAACGTATCAATAAGTTCAATCCCAGCTGATTCCTTGGAGCTTGCAAGCGATGTTTCTAAGCAG TCCCACAcgaatgatttgaaaattgatgAGACTCCAAAAGCTAAAATTAGTGCAGAATTGCTTGAAAGTCAAATGGACGATTTGATAGACAATTACAATAAGTTGGCTGAAATGTTGAACATTCCTAAAGAGGAGCAAGTACCAGAAAGTGGTTTGAAAATACCACAAGGAAAG GATGACGACGGTATCGATCAAATTGATGCCGAGGAAGAAGATGATCAAGATGATGAaatcgatgatgatgatgattttgaaaactttgttgaTAACGACGGAGGAGAAGAGGAATATCTAACGAGGGTAAAGCAAGAACAGCAGCAACAGAGTCAGCAAAAGCAACAAGACAAACAGGAATCTCGAGAAGAATCATCAC TTGCGGTACAAGTCTTAGTTGGCGCTGCTCTGATTGGCGCAGCTCGCCTTGTTTTGAAGCCCCCGAGTGGCCCACGACCATCGGCGCCATCGA AATCTGCTGATTCGGAACTTACTAAAGATATGCCTGTACCTCATGATCAGCAAAAGAATCAAGACAAAACAGAATCAGTTAACACGCACAATACTTTTGCTGAGCCATTGATAGCTTCTGAGGAATGTCATGCTCAGGCAGAATcgattttaaaagatttcatCAATGCGTCTAACGAAACCATTGAAGGCAATG TAATTCTCATCGAGGACGATCAAGCCGAGCTGTACTCTGGCGATGAAGCTTTTGAATACGAGCAAGATCTGTATGATTCTGAACTGGAGGAAATTGAGGAAGAGGCAGAAGAAGAAGTTGACGATTTGGCCGAAAAACAGTTAGAACAAGAGGAAAGAGAGATTGGCTCCTTTGTGCCGACTACTTTCGAAGAGTTCAGTGCTATGTATCGTGGTCCAGATCTACCAACGTCAAAAGATTTTTCCAGCGTCGATACCAACGATAAAGAAAAGCAcacaactccaagcgaaacttttcACAAAGAGTCACCCTTGATGAAGAAAAAACCACCAAAGGGTGCTGTAAGCAAATTGATTTACGGTCTACATAAGGATCCGATCATCACCGGCGAAGACACTTTACCTCGTGCGGAGAAAG AAGATCCATCCGAGAGTGACATTTCCGAAATGGATCATTCACCAGACATACCGGATGAGCTAGAACTGTCGGTGGACAACGGCAGCAAGGAAAACTTGTTCATACCAAGTGAAGAGCTGCAGCAGGAAGAAGAATGGGACGATGATCTTATTTACGAAGGTGAAGAGGACATTGACTCCATGCTACTGCGACAGTACCCGTCGGACGAATCGGATGGGTCGTTCTCGGATGACATCGTCGACATCGACGAAATTTCCGATGTTGATGACTCTGAACTTATGAGACGTTTGGATGAAAAATATGGAAAGCTGGAAGTTAGCAAAGATCCAAATACACAGACGGAAGATAACGAGCAGAGCTGGACAAGTATATCTTCCG AAATCCCAGCTAGGCCTAGCGAGGCAAAACCGTACCAAGAAGAACTGGATCGAGCAAATAGACAGCTTGATGAG tggaaaaatcctaaaaaggcCCTCGACAGCTTTAAAcaactgttggaaaaagatCCCAATCTGGTGTCCGCAATGATCGGCAAAGCACGCGCCCTAGATCTGATGGCAGAGCAACAGCAAAGCAATCCCATACTCGAAGAAgcgatcgcggccttccaggagGTACTCAGCCTGGGCAGTGCCGTTGATAACGGTGTGTTTTTAATGGCTGCTGAACGTTACATTGATCGAGTGAGATTTCGCGGACAATATATGCGAGCGGTGCCCGTACAGCAGGAGCTGGTCAGACGATTTGACGCGGAGCCAAAGTTCCGGAACCAATTGGCGGTCACATACCTGATGGCTAATCG aatgGCTGAAGCCAAAGTGGTGCTGCATGAAACTTTAATGCGCTGGATAGACGATGGTTTCGCTTTGGTTCATTACGGATTTGTTCTTAAGAATCACGACAAGGACATGGAACAAGCCGCTCAATTTTTGCAAGAAGGAATCGACACCGGCCATCCGGGAACCCAAGACGGTCGTTTCTATTTCCACTTGGGAGATGCCCTTCAACGGCTGGGTAGGCAACAGGAAGCGCTCAAAGTTTATGAGAATGGTTCGAAGAAAAAGCTGTTTCTTTCCAAATATCAGAGATCCTTGTACAACATAGATAACCTAAAGTCACGGCCATTTTGGACGGTCGAGCAAACCACTTACTCCAGCTCGCTTCAGCTTATCGCGTCTCAATGGAGTGCAATCCGTGACGAAGGCATGAGGCTCCTGAACGCAGAAGGAAATTTCAAGGATGAAGCCGAAAACCTTCGCGATACTGGCGACTGGAAGCAGTTTGAGCTGTTTGCCCGGGGTAATCGAATAGCCAACAATTGTGCCAAAGCTCCTATCACTTGCAAGTTGGTGGAACAGTTCACCGCAGCACGAACCTGTAAACGTGGTCAAGTGAAGTTCAGCGTTATGCACCCTGGAACTCACGTTTGGCCACATTGCGGGCCAACCAACTGCAGAATACGGGCTCATCTCGGACTGAAGGTTCCTAGCGGCACGTACCTCCGTGTCGCGGAGCAAACTAG ATCTTGGGAAAGCGGACAATGGCTCATCTTCGATGACAGTTTCGAGCACGAAGTCTGGCACAACGGCACCGGCACTCGTCTGGTGCTGATTGTTGATTTTTGGCATCCGGAACTCACTGAAACGCAGCGTAAATCTCTGTCTCCAATTTGA